The nucleotide sequence GGCCGAGCAGCACGTCGTCCACCGACTCCGGCGGCAGGCCGGTGCGCTCCATCAGCGCCCGGATCACCGTGGCCGCGAGCTCCTGGACGGGGACGTCGCGCAGCGAGCCCCCGAATCCGCCGACCGGCGTCCGCAGGGGCTCGCAGATGACCGCATCCCGCACGTGGTCCTCCTCGTTGGTCCGCATCCGGCGCGCGTCGGGCCGGCTCGACGCCCCGAGTCTGCCCGGCGGGCGCTCGTCGCGCGCCCCCGGCCCCGTCCGGCGGTGCGCGGCACGGGTCAGGAGGCGGCGGTCTCGACCCGCTCGGCGCCGAGCATGTGCCACAGCCCGGTGATCTCCAGGGGCCGGATGACCGCGCGGGTGGCGGCCAGGACGCGCAGCTTCACGTCGGCCGCCGCCGCGCGGCGGTGGACGGCGGCCAGGGCGCAGAGCCCGGCCGAGTCCAGGAACGTCACGGCGGTCAGGTCGACGACGATCTCCCGCGGCCCGGCCTCGAGCAGCCCCTCGAGCGCGGCGCGCACCTGCGGCGCGGAGGTGGAGTCGATCTCG is from Blastococcus sp. HT6-4 and encodes:
- a CDS encoding STAS domain-containing protein, with the translated sequence MEPSSDSLVTLQVLGPPAGPRLAATGEIDSTSAPQVRAALEGLLEAGPREIVVDLTAVTFLDSAGLCALAAVHRRAAAADVKLRVLAATRAVIRPLEITGLWHMLGAERVETAAS